CCCACAACAGAAGGAACCACCACTATTTCCAACCTGTCTGTGATCACTTTTGTACCCAAAGAACCCTTAATGCCGGACAAAGTATATAGTATTACGATAAACCTTCAGAAATTAGATTCGAAAAAATATCCTTCACCGGTACAATATGAAGTCCGGACTTTTAAACAGGAAATGCTTGTTGAACGTGAAGGTTTTATAATACATGAGAATGGTTCTGTTTCTATGCTCTTAAATGTACAGACAGCCGATAGAGTGGACCCGGACAGACTGATTAAATGTTTTAGTTCTGATGCGGATCAGACAGATATTATTGAAGTCAGTGACAGAAAATATCAGTTGGACTTTCTGTATAATAAAGGCATGAAAAAAAGCTCATTTATCAATTATGATGGTGCTGCAATTCATTGTGAAACAAAAGGGAATATCGAATTATTTGACTTAAGTTCTGATCAGTTTGGTGTAGTTTACACTCATCACGATCAGGATAATAAGGAATTTGATATCTATTTCAGCCAACCACTCAATAGACAATCTGATCTGACAGGACTCGTCAGAATAATGGGAAATTCTGCTAATTATACTACTAAAAACAATGTCCTAACCATTTATTTAAGTGATCAACGTTACAATAATAAAGTAGGTATTACACTCGAAAAAGGCATCCGATCTGCATCCGGAAAGGAACTGACGACATCATACACATTTGAGCTTGATGTCATGACAGACAATCCGGAAGTTGCATTTGTAAGCGATGGAAATTATTTTCCATCAGAAGGACAATTTAAAATACCGCTGAAAACCAGAGCTCTTGAATCTATAAGACTACATGTTATAGAAATAAAACAGGAAAATGTACAGCACTATCTCGCCTGGCAATCTTTATCTTATTCTGATTTCTACAATTTAAGAATGTACGGAAAACCGGTTTACGACAAAGAAATAGTGCTCCGACAGGGATTAAAGGACAATGAAGGCTGGACAGTATATGGCATTGATTTATCCGAACAATTGAAGAAAAACCCGGGAAGTATCTATCATATAAGCGCAGATTTCGGACCGCAGAATACAACCTTGTCATGTAAGACTGAATTAAAGAAATACAGTAAAGAATCAACCATTCCCACTGAAACGTTTTTTTCGAATAAAGATTATTACTATTATAATTATAGTATGTATCAACATATGAACTGGGAAGAAGTGAATGATCCGTGCAAGATTTCATATTATATTGATAAACAACCGGTTCAGAAAATGTTTATTTGTTCGGATTACTCCATCATTGCCAAAAAAGCAGGAAAAGATTATCATATTGCCTTAAACAAATTATTGGATCTGTCACCGGCAGCCGATGCAGAGATCACATTGTATGACCAACAATCCGAAAAAATGGCTACTGCCAAAACGAACAGTCAGGGCTTTGCTGAGTTTATAAATGTTAATTATGAAGCCGCTGTTTTAAAAGTAAGTAAATCAGGTCAGATTACCTATTTACCACTGGATCCTGCAGAAAGTAATTCTTTGACTGAGTTTGATATTTCGGGTGAACGATCAGAAGAAGATTCTGAGTTTTTTGTTTATACAGATCGCGATATATGGAGACCGGGAGATAGTATTTATGTAGATCTGATGATAAATAAAAAATACAGTACTTTACCGGAAGGCTTACCAATTGTTATGTCTTTTTATAATACTGAAAATCTATTGGTTGACGAGCAGATACAGCCTGTCAGCTTGAAAAATAAATTGATTTACAGTTTTACTTTATCCACAAACACCGGTGCTAAAACAGGAGTATATCGTTGTATGTTTCGGGCAGGGCCAAAAACAATCAGAAAGAATATCCGAATAGAAACGATCAAACCCAATACAACAGAAACGATATTTACTTTTAATAATTTTTCAGAAAATACTGTCTATAGCAGTACTTTATCCGGAAATCTGAAGACACAATATCTGACAGGATTTGAAGTGAAAGATGCAAAAATTAAAACGCTGGCCAGGGCAAGGAAATCCGGAGTTCCTTTTGCGGAATTCAAAGATTATCAGTTTGACAGATACAGCAAACCCAATACTTTTAGTTTTGATTTGTTGGAAATAACCACAAACAACTCGGGAACCGCAGTTTTTAACAATACGGAAAATATGAAATTTCTGAATAGTCCTGTCATGTTATCTTTGGAGACTGAGACTACACTTCCCGGAGGCGGTGTAAATAAAGAAGGGCGAAGTATAAAAATATCTCCGTTTAAATCTTACATTGGAGCAAAAAGAAAGCTCGGTACAGGATGGAGTGGTAATCACACTTTTTCTGAAAACATTGAACTCGAACTGATTAGTCTGAATGAAAAAGGCAAATTATCCAATCAGAACAATAAAATTATTTACACTTTACAAAAGAATGTAGATTACTGGTGGGTGGACAAATACCGGCTGAGATCTTCGGGCAACTTCGTTCAGGATCAATATTGGGAAAATATCAGAACAGAATCTAAAAATGTAACCGGAAAGGACAAAATTACTTTTGCAAAAGGAAGTTTACAAAAAGGAGCCTATCGGGTTTTATTGACGGATGATAAGTCGGGTCATGAAAGTGAAATCTATTTTTCTGTATATGATGGTGTCGAGTCTATTCCCGGCACGCAACCGTTTATTGTAGAATTTGAAACAGAAAAAGATGAATATAAAGCAGGTGATGATATTAAATTAAAATTTCCTGAAATTGAAGGTGCAAAAGTGCTCGTGAGTGTCGAAAGAGCCAATAAAATCATCAGCAAACAATGGTATGATATCGGAAAAAATAAAAATGTATTCAATATTAAATCAAATGAAGACTGGGCTCCGAATGTTTATCTTCATGTGACTTTAATCCAACCATTCCAGAATGTTTCCAATGATTTACCTCTCAGAATGTACGGGATAAGACATCTTAAGATGGAAGGTGCTACCACGCAATTAAATCCGGTACATAACCTACCTGAAAAAATGGAGTCCAACAAACTATATACATTTACTGTCTCAGAAAGTGAAGGTCGTGCAATGGAATATACGATCTCTGTTGTTGATGAAGGACTTCTGAGTCTGACCGGATTCAGTACACCGGATCCGCACAAACACTTCAACGGTAAATATCCTTTGCTTGTCAAAACCTGGGATATTTATAAGTATCTCATCCAATATTTCAAAGGGCAGTTTGCAGGTATTCTTTCTATCGGTGGGGATGATGCCTACAATCCGGACGCAATTGCAGAAATTAATCGATTCAAACCCGTTGCAATTCATTTGGGACCATTTAAATTAGCAGCCGGAAAAAAGAATGCCCACACCATTGATATACCTAATTACATAGGGAAGATCCGGGTTATGATCGTCGCAGCATCTGAAAATAATTTCGGGAAAGCCGAAAAATTTATTCCGGTAAAAAATCCGCTGATGGTACAGACGCAATTTCCAAGATCACTGAACGTATCTGATAAGCTTTCATTGCCTGTCACCATCCTCAAAGATGACGCATCCATAAACATTGCTACCCTTACAGTTACTGCTGACAATACGCTCGTTAAGGGATTTACTCCCTCAAAAAGTATCAGCTTTGCGGGTAAAAATCAGATACTTCAGACCTACGATATAGAAGTGTTAAATAAAACAGGTAAGCTCGATGTGAATATTAAAATAGATGGCGGAGGAAAAAGTATGAATGAGCAAACATCCATCCTGATCAATTATCCGAATGCTTATGAATCTGAAGTAACTCAATATGTCCTTGCACCGGGAGAAAAAATAGAAGTGACAGCTAATCCGAAAGGATTTCAGGACGTTTTTACATCTCATTTATTGATCAGCGGACTGAAAGTTCCGAATTTCACCAAGTATGCGCAGGAATTGATAAGTTATCCGTATGGCTGTCTTGAACAAATCACATCTAACGGATATGGCCAATTATATTTGGATAAGATATTGGTTTTAGACCCTGTAGAAAACAGAAAACGACTTGAAAATATTCAGGCTGTGGTCCATAAACTAAACAGCCTGCAAAAGTCCGGCGGTATTTTCAGTTATTGGGAAAATGATTATTACCACGCCTGGTCAGATATTTATGCAGGCAATTTTTTGGTGGAAATGCAAAATCTGAATTATATGGGCGGAGAAGGGTCTATACTCAAAGCCTGGCTGAATGTACACAGTGATAAAGCCAATAAATGGTCAGCAAATGAGCTTTCCAATGAATACACCACAGAATCAGAAGCATTGGTTCAGGCATTCAGACTTTATGTCCTTGCAAAAGCATCCAAACCTGCAAAATCAGCAATGAATCGATTTGTCAGTAATACAAAATCAACCAATCCTTTGACCTGGTGGCTATTAGCCGGAAGTTTTAAAGTCAGTGGTTATGAAAGTAAGGCAAAAGAAATGATTCGCAAGGCGGAAAGTTTTCAGATATCCGCTTCTGAGAAGTATCATTATAATACTTTTGGTGAAAAAGGAAGAGATCTGGCAGCTGTTGTTGAAATCTTATCCCTGTTTACCGATGAGCGAGCCAAACTCGATCAGTATTATAATCAAATGGTAGATGTCCTGAATGCCTCGTCCTGGGTAAGTACACATACCAAAGGTTATGCATTTATGGCAGCTTACAAATATTTTGGTAATTCTGCCGGTTTGACTGAAAATACCAATTATAATGTCGATCTCGTTTCAGGTGCTAAAAATTTTCAACATTCCGCTTTTGAACCCAAACAGATAAAATTGGAAAAGGCAGATTGGGGTAAAAAAATAGTGATCGAAAATAAAGGTAAAGGAAAACTTTTTGTCCAACTTTCGTCCCGTTTCATAGATTCAGACTTGAACAAAGAGGCGTCCAACAGTAATCTTGGATTAAATGTATCTTATTCCAATGCCTCCAATCAAAAAAATCCGGATTCATATAAACTGGGTGATGATGTTTTTATTACAGCAACCATTAATAATCCATCCGCCCTCGATCTGGAAAATCTGGCTCTGAATCTGAAAATGCCGGCAGGATGGGAACTGATAAATCCTAGGTTATACGAAACCGAAGAAAAAAGTGGTAAAACAACTTACACGTATCAGGATTTCCGGGACGATCGGGTTTATACTTTTTTTAATCTGGGAGCCGGAAAGGCAGTAAGTTATACTTTCAGGGCCAAATCCGGTTTTGCGGGTGACTTTTACTTGCCGGCAGTCAGATGCGAGCACATGTACAAAGGAAATGTTTACGCAACCACTTCAACCGGTAGAATTAAGATAATTAAATAGCAGACAGGAAATTTATTCAATTTAAAATGACTGAGAAATTCTGAGATAAATATTCTAAAAGCAAAAATGCCCCGTATTAAAAAGCCTGTTTATATCACACTATCAGCATTGTTGGTACTGTTACTTCTGTTTCCGGTTCCTGATTATGTGCCAGACTTCAGTGCATCCGTATATAGTAATGATGGAAGACTCCTGTCTGCTACTGTTTCTAAACAACAGCAGTGGTGCCTGCCTGTCACGGAATCAATACCCGAAGACTTTATTACTTGCCTGAGACTGTATGAAGACGAATATTTTTATTTTCATCCTGGCTTTAATCCCGTTTCTATGGCAAAGGCCTTGATAGCCAATTTGAAACACCGGAAAATTGTCAGAGGCGGTAGTACAATTACCATGCAACTGATGCGAATGAAAAACCGCCATGCCAAACGCAACATGCTTAATAAAGCAAAGGAGACCATCAGCGCCGTAAAATACACTATTATAAAATCCAAAACTTCAGTATTGACAGAATGGGCGCAAATCGCTCCTTTTGGCGGCAATACCATAGGTATTCAGGCAGCATCGCTCCGGTATTTTGGCAGAAATCCTGACCAGTTATCCTGGGCTGAATACGCACTCCTTGCTGTCATTCCCAATAATCCGGGTAATGTAAATATGCATTCCAACAGATTAAAGTTAAAACAAAAAAGAGATTTTTTACTTCAAAAATTAACACGAAAAGGATTTATACATCAAGATGATTTGAGTGTTTATTTACAGGAGGACATACCTGAAATACTTCAGCATATTCCGCAGCAAAGCTATCATTTTCTGCAATTTTTGAAAAAAGAGCACAATACTGATTACTTATTCAAATCTACTGTTGATTATGAAATGCAGGAGCGAATTACAGATATTATTTCCACCGAAAATAAATTTCTCAGATTGGATGATATCAACAATATGGCGGCAATAGTCATTAATATCGAAACTAACGAACTGGTAGCATACATTGGAAATGTCCGTCAGAATAATTCATTTCATTATGTAGATATTGCACAGGCTCCAAGGAGCTACGGGAGCCTTTTGAAACCTTTGTTGTATGCTTATGCCCTTGAAAATGCATGGTTTTTGCCCAAAGAAATGGTCGCTGATATCCCCACTTCTATCGGAGACTTCAGACCACAGAATTTTGATAAAAAATTCAGAGGTGCAGTAAGGTTGGATGAAATGCTCATTCAGTCGCTCAATGTGCCTGCTGTCAGGGTACTCAATGCGGTAGGGCATCAGGGCTTTTATGACTTTATCAAAGCTTTGGATATAGAAGGACTGAATAAAGGGGCAGATCATTATGGATTGAGTCTCATATTGGGTGGAGGGGAATCAACATTATGGGACTTATCAAGAATTTATAAGGGATTTGCTCAAAA
The genomic region above belongs to Saprospiraceae bacterium and contains:
- the pbpC gene encoding penicillin-binding protein 1C; this translates as MPRIKKPVYITLSALLVLLLLFPVPDYVPDFSASVYSNDGRLLSATVSKQQQWCLPVTESIPEDFITCLRLYEDEYFYFHPGFNPVSMAKALIANLKHRKIVRGGSTITMQLMRMKNRHAKRNMLNKAKETISAVKYTIIKSKTSVLTEWAQIAPFGGNTIGIQAASLRYFGRNPDQLSWAEYALLAVIPNNPGNVNMHSNRLKLKQKRDFLLQKLTRKGFIHQDDLSVYLQEDIPEILQHIPQQSYHFLQFLKKEHNTDYLFKSTVDYEMQERITDIISTENKFLRLDDINNMAAIVINIETNELVAYIGNVRQNNSFHYVDIAQAPRSYGSLLKPLLYAYALENAWFLPKEMVADIPTSIGDFRPQNFDKKFRGAVRLDEMLIQSLNVPAVRVLNAVGHQGFYDFIKALDIEGLNKGADHYGLSLILGGGESTLWDLSRIYKGFAQNYSSKPYPFRQVKYLSDAKEKLPKQNLEFSASTIYSLTESMSDLTRPREEKSWDRYQTDHKVAWKTGTSYGHKDAWALGFNAKYMVGVWVGNEIGEGRHDLTGITKAAPVMFKIFNVLPESAWFGSPPSYKNREIISVCRESGKIAGPLCRFKDNKYIEGNSFKLHQCDFHQMLLLNSNNQVVTEQCADKINKADTVFVLPPYLEYYFKPGHPEYKGIPANDPDCNPKESKLKIIYPQNGLKIFLPKDSEVRKNNLIAKAYHPNKDATLYWFYDDNHVCTTSSGTPHDCIGKLSFGPHILTISDQWGNRDLVHFEIISE